A single region of the Carboxydothermus pertinax genome encodes:
- the cooS gene encoding anaerobic carbon-monoxide dehydrogenase catalytic subunit produces MPRFRDLEHTSKPSKAERVWEPKNRRRTTDPAALEMLEKAEKDGVKTAFDRFVEMQPQCQFGYKGLCCRFCLQGPCRLPNDDPSKKGICGASAWTIAARSVGTLILTGAAAHNEHARHIAHALKELAEGKTPDYKISDPDKLRRIAQRLGVDTKGKDDLTLAKEVAELALEDFARLPGFGENLWIKTTLNKERLEKYDDCNIMPSGIFGDISDLLAQAHIGNDDDPVNITFSALRVALTDYAGMHIATDFSDVLFGTPKPIVTEANLGVLDANKVNIAVHGHNPLLSEKVVDAAKELEEEARAAGADGINIVGMCCTGNEVLMRRGVHLATSFASSELAIVTGAMDAVVVDVQCIMPGLKQVTECYHTRLITTSNIAKMPGTYHVPFNVETAHDNAKEIVRLGIEAYKQRIGKPVHIPDIKHKVVAGFSFEALMEIFAHVNPENPIKVLNDAILSGQLKGVVLFAGCNNLKRPQDESHITILQEMLKNDVFVVATGCSAQAFAKHGFLRPEALEIAGEGLKSFIKMLEEKAGLQGQLPPAFFMGSCVDNTRASDILVAMAKDLGVDTPKVPFVASAPEAMSGKAVSIGTWFVTLDVPVHVGTMPPLEGSELFYSITTQIASDVYGGYFMFEVDPVVAAKKILNALEYRTWKLGVHKQTAEKFESALCQNY; encoded by the coding sequence ATGCCAAGGTTTAGAGATTTAGAGCATACCTCAAAACCTTCCAAGGCTGAGCGGGTATGGGAGCCTAAAAACCGTAGAAGAACCACTGATCCTGCAGCTTTGGAAATGCTTGAAAAAGCAGAAAAAGATGGGGTAAAAACGGCGTTTGACCGTTTCGTAGAAATGCAACCCCAGTGTCAGTTTGGCTACAAAGGTCTATGTTGTCGTTTTTGCTTACAAGGACCTTGCCGTTTGCCAAACGATGACCCCAGTAAGAAGGGAATTTGTGGAGCATCAGCTTGGACTATTGCGGCAAGATCGGTTGGAACTTTAATCTTAACTGGTGCTGCTGCCCATAACGAACATGCTAGACACATTGCCCATGCGCTAAAAGAATTAGCGGAAGGAAAAACTCCCGATTATAAAATTTCCGACCCTGACAAATTAAGAAGAATTGCCCAAAGGCTTGGAGTGGATACCAAAGGGAAAGATGATCTGACCTTAGCTAAGGAAGTTGCAGAATTAGCTCTTGAAGATTTTGCGCGCTTACCTGGCTTTGGTGAAAACCTCTGGATTAAAACAACCTTAAACAAAGAACGGCTGGAAAAATATGATGACTGTAATATTATGCCTTCAGGTATTTTTGGTGATATTTCTGACCTTTTAGCCCAAGCCCACATTGGAAATGATGATGACCCAGTTAATATCACCTTTAGCGCTTTAAGGGTTGCTTTAACTGACTACGCTGGCATGCATATCGCAACCGATTTTTCGGACGTACTTTTTGGTACTCCCAAACCAATTGTTACCGAAGCTAACCTTGGTGTATTGGACGCCAATAAAGTAAATATTGCTGTGCATGGTCACAACCCTCTCTTAAGTGAAAAAGTAGTTGATGCTGCAAAAGAATTAGAAGAGGAAGCAAGAGCTGCTGGAGCCGATGGAATAAACATTGTAGGTATGTGCTGTACTGGTAATGAAGTTTTAATGCGCCGGGGAGTGCATTTGGCAACTTCCTTTGCTTCCAGTGAGCTTGCCATAGTCACCGGGGCTATGGATGCTGTTGTTGTTGATGTTCAATGTATTATGCCCGGCTTAAAGCAAGTAACTGAATGCTATCATACTCGCCTAATTACTACCTCAAACATCGCGAAAATGCCTGGAACCTACCACGTACCCTTCAATGTAGAAACTGCCCACGATAATGCCAAAGAAATTGTCCGTTTAGGGATTGAAGCCTACAAACAACGTATTGGCAAACCTGTTCACATCCCCGATATTAAGCATAAAGTTGTTGCTGGATTTAGCTTTGAAGCATTAATGGAAATCTTTGCCCATGTTAATCCAGAAAATCCTATTAAGGTATTAAACGATGCTATTTTATCCGGTCAATTAAAAGGTGTTGTCTTATTCGCAGGCTGCAATAACTTGAAACGGCCACAGGATGAAAGTCATATTACCATCTTGCAGGAAATGCTTAAGAACGATGTATTTGTAGTGGCAACCGGTTGTTCTGCTCAAGCCTTTGCCAAACATGGCTTTTTACGGCCGGAAGCTTTAGAAATTGCCGGAGAGGGACTTAAGTCCTTTATAAAGATGTTAGAAGAAAAAGCAGGACTACAGGGGCAGCTGCCACCTGCGTTCTTTATGGGTTCTTGCGTTGATAATACTCGGGCCTCGGATATTTTGGTTGCCATGGCCAAGGATCTCGGGGTGGATACACCTAAGGTACCGTTTGTTGCTTCTGCTCCCGAAGCTATGAGTGGAAAAGCAGTATCAATAGGTACCTGGTTTGTAACTCTCGATGTTCCAGTACACGTAGGTACGATGCCACCTCTAGAAGGTAGTGAACTGTTCTACAGTATTACCACCCAAATTGCTTCAGACGTATACGGCGGTTACTTCATGTTTGAAGTTGACCCGGTTGTAGCTGCTAAAAAGATTTTAAATGCTCTTGAGTATAGAACCTGGAAGTTGGGCGTTCACAAGCAAACGGCAGAAAAATTCGAATCGGCCCTCTGCCAAAATTACTAA
- a CDS encoding nucleotide-binding protein, with the protein MAFKIAVAGKGGTGKTTFSALVIKQLLLAGKRPILAVDADANANLNEALGLEVEQAISDVINRLAKNMDPIPAGMTKDQYISFKIHETLSEGEDVDLLVMGGPEGQGCYCYANNLLRQFLLTLSNNYPYIVMDNEAGMEHLSRRTTDEVDVFFVISDGSVRGIRSAGRIKQLIDSLDLKIKDKYLVITRINEEDIPEVQEEIEKTGLKLIGVIPDDELVTEFDRQSKPLINLPDDSTAVRAVRKILQNVGIL; encoded by the coding sequence ATGGCGTTTAAAATAGCTGTTGCTGGTAAAGGTGGTACAGGTAAAACTACGTTTTCCGCATTAGTAATAAAGCAGTTGTTGCTGGCAGGTAAAAGGCCAATTTTGGCAGTAGATGCTGATGCTAATGCTAACTTAAATGAAGCTTTGGGTTTAGAAGTAGAGCAAGCAATTTCCGATGTGATTAATCGTCTTGCTAAAAATATGGACCCGATTCCCGCTGGTATGACCAAAGACCAGTATATAAGTTTTAAAATCCATGAAACCCTTTCGGAAGGCGAAGATGTGGACCTTTTGGTAATGGGAGGCCCGGAAGGTCAAGGATGCTACTGCTATGCTAATAATTTATTGCGCCAGTTTCTTTTAACCCTTAGCAACAATTATCCTTATATTGTAATGGATAACGAAGCTGGGATGGAGCATTTAAGCCGTAGGACTACCGATGAAGTGGATGTCTTTTTTGTCATCAGCGACGGAAGTGTACGGGGGATAAGATCTGCAGGGAGGATAAAACAATTAATTGATTCTTTAGATTTAAAAATAAAAGATAAGTATTTAGTTATTACAAGAATTAACGAAGAAGATATTCCTGAGGTTCAGGAGGAGATTGAAAAGACCGGATTAAAGTTAATTGGGGTAATTCCCGATGATGAGTTGGTAACTGAATTTGACCGGCAAAGTAAACCTTTAATTAATTTACCCGATGACAGTACGGCAGTAAGGGCAGTGAGGAAAATTTTACAAAATGTTGGTATCCTTTAA
- a CDS encoding ASKHA domain-containing protein, whose product MAEHKVLFKPDQKEVRISESTNLMEALNLAGINIKTVCGGAGTCGKCLVKVVEGQKRVVSYGKLKQEEINQGFVLACQTFPESDLVVEIPFTSRLTTHQIVTDEDKSSGVMNELDLAEVDEFDPLFKQISLELPVPTLDDPRDDLSRLTATFARQESNELILEYEHLKDLPQVLRKENFIVTLGVNDYLGKNKVMFLKPGNLIQKLYGLAIDIGTTTVVVQLIDLTNGKVLGTKGNYNKQAAFGDDVISRIIYVDENPDGAEKLRKAVLSTINELVLQLCTELQIAKKDIVSAVVAGNTTMTHLFLEIDPRFIRLEPYTPAALFIPPIPASLAKIEMNPEGLVYVMPNVASYVGGDITSGVLYTGLANLEEITLFIDIGTNGEMVLGNKDWLVTCACSAGPAFEGSGIKHGMRAMQGAIERVNILDKGKEVKYQTVGGIPPVGICGSGLIDLLANLKRAGIIDRNGKIDRTVNKERIREGEDGLEFVLAWAAESGTNKDVVITEADIQNLIRAKAAIFAGVRTMLAMVDLPLEAIDRVIIAGGFGKYLNIRDAITIGLLPDIDLNKFAYVGNSSLKGARKALLSRKACADVKEIARKMTYLELSVGTTFMDEFVSASFIPHTDLHLFPSVE is encoded by the coding sequence ATGGCAGAACATAAAGTATTGTTCAAACCAGACCAGAAGGAAGTAAGAATTTCAGAAAGTACCAATTTAATGGAAGCTTTAAATTTAGCCGGGATAAATATTAAAACAGTTTGCGGAGGAGCAGGAACTTGCGGCAAGTGTCTGGTTAAAGTGGTTGAAGGACAAAAAAGGGTAGTTAGTTACGGAAAGCTAAAGCAAGAAGAAATAAATCAAGGCTTTGTGCTGGCCTGCCAGACCTTTCCAGAAAGTGACTTGGTAGTGGAAATACCTTTTACTTCCAGGCTTACTACTCACCAAATTGTTACCGATGAGGATAAATCTTCTGGAGTCATGAACGAATTAGACTTAGCCGAAGTGGATGAGTTTGACCCACTTTTTAAACAAATATCTCTCGAATTACCAGTGCCTACGCTTGACGACCCAAGAGATGATCTATCCAGACTTACTGCGACCTTTGCCCGTCAGGAAAGCAATGAACTTATTCTGGAATACGAACATTTAAAGGACTTACCGCAAGTTTTAAGGAAAGAAAACTTTATCGTAACGTTAGGAGTAAATGATTATCTAGGTAAAAATAAAGTTATGTTTCTAAAACCCGGCAATTTAATACAAAAACTTTATGGACTTGCCATTGATATTGGCACAACTACTGTAGTTGTGCAATTAATAGATCTTACAAACGGTAAAGTTTTAGGAACTAAAGGTAATTACAATAAACAAGCGGCTTTTGGTGATGATGTTATCAGCAGAATTATCTATGTAGACGAAAACCCCGATGGTGCGGAAAAATTAAGAAAAGCAGTATTGTCCACTATCAACGAGCTTGTTTTACAGCTTTGCACTGAACTGCAAATTGCGAAAAAAGATATAGTTTCTGCGGTTGTTGCGGGCAATACTACTATGACTCACCTTTTTTTAGAAATTGACCCAAGGTTTATTCGTTTAGAGCCTTATACACCGGCTGCTTTATTTATACCACCTATACCAGCGAGTTTGGCCAAAATTGAGATGAATCCCGAAGGATTAGTTTACGTTATGCCCAATGTAGCAAGCTATGTGGGAGGGGATATTACCTCTGGAGTTTTATATACTGGACTTGCCAATTTGGAGGAAATCACGCTTTTTATTGATATTGGAACTAATGGAGAAATGGTTTTAGGAAACAAGGATTGGCTTGTAACCTGCGCCTGTTCTGCCGGTCCCGCTTTTGAAGGTAGTGGAATAAAACATGGTATGCGGGCCATGCAAGGGGCAATTGAAAGGGTTAATATCTTGGACAAAGGTAAAGAAGTTAAATACCAAACAGTTGGTGGCATACCACCGGTAGGGATTTGTGGTTCAGGTTTAATCGATTTACTGGCAAACTTAAAAAGGGCAGGAATAATTGACCGAAATGGTAAAATTGACCGGACAGTTAATAAAGAACGCATCCGGGAAGGGGAAGACGGTTTGGAGTTTGTTTTAGCCTGGGCCGCAGAAAGTGGAACTAACAAAGATGTAGTAATTACCGAAGCTGACATCCAAAATTTAATTCGCGCTAAAGCAGCTATTTTTGCAGGAGTGCGGACAATGTTAGCCATGGTTGATTTACCACTAGAAGCTATTGATCGGGTTATTATTGCTGGAGGTTTTGGTAAGTATCTTAACATTCGGGATGCTATAACTATTGGCCTTTTGCCTGATATTGATCTTAATAAATTTGCCTATGTGGGGAATAGCTCTCTAAAGGGTGCTCGAAAAGCTTTATTATCCCGTAAAGCTTGTGCGGATGTTAAGGAAATCGCACGCAAAATGACCTATTTGGAGCTAAGCGTGGGTACCACCTTTATGGATGAATTTGTTTCTGCATCCTTTATTCCCCATACCGATTTGCATTTATTTCCATCGGTTGAATAA
- a CDS encoding acetyl-CoA decarbonylase/synthase complex subunit delta, with protein sequence MAVEVFKEKWNSKVVEVTLGTGDKAVTLGGDSTLPFLTFEGEIPNPPRFALEVFDTPPSDWPEILVEPFKDVINDPVAWARKCVEYGADLVALRLVSAHPDGLNRSGAEVAEVCKAVADAIDVPLMIIGCGVEEKDAEIFPIIGEALSGRNCLLSSATKDNYKPIVATCMVHGHSVVASAPLDINLSKQLNIMIMEMNLAPNRIVMDPLIGALGYGIEYSYSIIERMRLGALTGDKILAMPVVCFVGQEAWKAKEAKDPEVAEWGDYGLRAIHWETVTTVGLLQSGGHLFVMRHPKSLAEVKEHLKRILK encoded by the coding sequence ATGGCTGTAGAAGTTTTTAAAGAAAAATGGAATTCTAAAGTAGTAGAAGTTACCCTTGGAACAGGGGATAAAGCAGTAACCCTTGGAGGGGACAGCACTCTTCCGTTTTTAACCTTTGAAGGAGAAATACCTAATCCTCCCCGGTTTGCCTTAGAAGTGTTTGATACTCCTCCCAGCGACTGGCCGGAAATTTTAGTGGAACCGTTTAAAGATGTAATTAATGACCCGGTAGCTTGGGCTAGAAAGTGTGTTGAATATGGAGCGGATTTAGTAGCATTGAGACTGGTTTCAGCCCATCCCGATGGTTTAAATCGCTCCGGAGCAGAAGTTGCTGAGGTTTGCAAAGCTGTTGCCGATGCTATTGATGTACCTTTAATGATCATTGGTTGCGGCGTTGAAGAAAAAGATGCGGAAATTTTCCCAATAATCGGTGAAGCGCTTTCTGGAAGAAATTGTTTATTGTCGTCGGCAACGAAAGATAATTACAAGCCGATAGTGGCCACTTGCATGGTGCACGGTCACTCCGTAGTTGCTTCGGCTCCCCTCGATATTAACTTATCAAAGCAGCTAAACATTATGATTATGGAAATGAACCTTGCACCTAACCGAATAGTAATGGACCCCCTAATTGGGGCATTGGGATATGGTATTGAATATTCTTATTCCATTATTGAGCGGATGCGTTTAGGAGCCTTAACGGGGGATAAAATTTTGGCGATGCCGGTAGTGTGTTTTGTAGGTCAGGAAGCCTGGAAGGCCAAAGAAGCTAAGGATCCAGAAGTAGCGGAGTGGGGAGATTATGGACTTCGAGCTATTCACTGGGAAACAGTAACCACAGTTGGTTTACTCCAGTCGGGTGGCCATCTGTTTGTTATGCGCCATCCTAAATCGTTGGCTGAAGTTAAAGAACATCTTAAGAGAATTTTAAAATAA
- the acsB gene encoding acetyl-CoA decarbonylase/synthase complex subunit alpha/beta: MSEVINFDQIFDGAIEPGKEPKRLFKEVYEGAITATSYAEILLSRAIAKYGPDHPVGYPDTAYFLPVIRAFSGEEVRTLKDMVPILNRMRSQIKSELTFENARLAGEATWYAAEIIEAIRYLKHSEENPIVVPPWTGFIGDPVVRQYGIKMVDWTIPGEAVIIGRAKDSKAAKKIVDDLMGKGLMLFLCDEIIEQLLEENVKLGVDYIAYPLGNFTQVVHAANYALRAGLMFGGIAPGLREAHRDYQRRRVLAFILYLGEHDMVKTAAAMGGIFTGFPVITDQPLPEDKQIKDWFISEPDYDKIVQTALEVRGIKITSIDIDLPINFGPAFEGESIRKGDMHVEFGGSKTPSFELVRMVGPDEIEDGKVELIGPDIDTVQPGGRLPIGIVVDIYGRKMQEDFEPVLERRIHYFTNYGEGFWHTAQRDLTWIRISKEAFAKGARLKHLGQLLYAKFKQEFPSIVDRVQVTIYTDEQKVLELREEARKKYAERDARLRELSDEAVDTYYSCLLCQSFAPTHVCIVSPERVGLCGAISWLDAKAAYEINPNGPNQPVPKEGLIDPVKGQWEAFNEYIYKNSQRTIERMNLYTIMEYPMTSCGCFEAIMAYMPELNGFMIVNREHSGMTPIGMTFSTLAGMVGGGTQTPGFMGIGKSYIGSKKFVKADGGLARVVWMPKDLKEQLRAIIEERAEEEGLGRDFIDKIADETVGTTVDEVLPFLEEKGHPALTMEPLL; the protein is encoded by the coding sequence ATGAGCGAAGTTATTAATTTTGATCAGATTTTTGATGGAGCAATCGAGCCGGGTAAAGAACCAAAAAGGCTTTTTAAAGAAGTTTATGAAGGAGCTATTACCGCTACCAGCTATGCGGAAATCCTTCTTTCTCGGGCAATTGCCAAGTATGGTCCTGATCATCCTGTAGGCTATCCCGATACTGCGTATTTCCTTCCAGTAATTCGGGCTTTTAGTGGTGAAGAAGTAAGAACCTTAAAAGATATGGTACCAATTTTAAACAGGATGCGTTCTCAAATTAAAAGCGAGCTTACTTTTGAAAACGCTCGCTTGGCCGGTGAAGCTACTTGGTATGCTGCGGAGATTATCGAAGCTATTCGGTATCTTAAACACTCTGAAGAAAATCCAATTGTTGTTCCTCCCTGGACCGGTTTTATCGGCGACCCGGTTGTGCGGCAGTATGGTATTAAAATGGTGGACTGGACCATTCCTGGAGAAGCAGTAATAATAGGTCGGGCCAAAGACAGTAAAGCTGCAAAAAAAATTGTTGACGATTTAATGGGCAAAGGTTTAATGCTTTTCCTGTGCGATGAAATCATTGAGCAGCTACTGGAAGAAAACGTTAAACTTGGGGTAGACTATATTGCCTATCCGTTAGGTAACTTCACGCAAGTGGTTCACGCAGCCAACTATGCTTTACGGGCCGGACTTATGTTTGGTGGAATTGCTCCAGGACTTCGGGAAGCTCATAGGGATTATCAACGGCGTCGGGTTTTAGCTTTTATTCTATATTTAGGCGAGCACGACATGGTTAAAACAGCTGCCGCAATGGGCGGAATTTTCACCGGCTTCCCTGTAATTACCGATCAACCGCTACCGGAAGACAAACAAATTAAAGACTGGTTTATTTCTGAACCGGATTATGATAAAATTGTACAAACTGCTCTGGAAGTCCGGGGTATCAAGATAACTTCAATAGACATCGACCTACCTATAAACTTTGGCCCTGCCTTTGAAGGTGAATCCATCCGCAAAGGCGATATGCATGTAGAATTTGGTGGTTCGAAAACTCCAAGCTTTGAATTGGTAAGAATGGTTGGGCCGGATGAAATAGAAGATGGCAAAGTTGAGCTTATTGGTCCAGATATTGACACAGTACAACCGGGTGGCAGATTACCAATTGGTATTGTAGTAGATATTTACGGTCGGAAGATGCAAGAAGATTTTGAACCGGTACTTGAAAGAAGGATTCACTACTTTACCAACTACGGTGAAGGTTTCTGGCATACAGCCCAACGGGATTTAACCTGGATCCGGATAAGTAAAGAGGCTTTTGCCAAGGGAGCACGACTTAAACACTTGGGGCAACTCCTTTATGCTAAATTTAAACAAGAGTTTCCGTCAATCGTTGACCGAGTCCAGGTAACGATTTATACTGATGAACAAAAAGTTTTAGAGCTTCGGGAAGAAGCTCGGAAAAAATATGCTGAACGGGATGCTAGACTTAGAGAACTTAGCGATGAAGCTGTTGATACTTATTATTCCTGCTTACTCTGCCAGTCTTTTGCTCCAACCCACGTCTGCATTGTATCGCCAGAAAGGGTTGGACTTTGCGGAGCAATTAGCTGGTTAGACGCAAAAGCAGCCTATGAAATTAATCCCAATGGTCCTAACCAACCTGTACCCAAAGAAGGTTTAATTGATCCGGTAAAAGGTCAATGGGAGGCATTTAACGAATACATTTACAAGAATTCGCAACGAACAATTGAACGAATGAATCTTTATACGATTATGGAATATCCCATGACTTCCTGTGGCTGTTTTGAAGCTATCATGGCTTATATGCCCGAATTAAATGGTTTTATGATCGTCAACCGGGAACACAGTGGAATGACCCCCATTGGCATGACCTTCTCCACTTTAGCCGGTATGGTTGGTGGTGGAACGCAAACTCCTGGCTTTATGGGAATTGGTAAGTCTTACATTGGTTCGAAGAAGTTTGTTAAAGCAGATGGCGGTCTTGCCCGGGTAGTTTGGATGCCTAAAGACCTCAAAGAACAATTACGGGCGATAATTGAAGAAAGAGCCGAAGAAGAAGGACTTGGCCGCGATTTCATCGATAAGATTGCCGATGAAACTGTTGGAACAACTGTCGATGAAGTATTACCATTCTTAGAAGAAAAAGGACATCCTGCCCTTACCATGGAGCCGCTACTGTAA
- the acsC gene encoding acetyl-CoA decarbonylase/synthase complex subunit gamma: protein MGLTGLEIYKHLPKKNCKECGQPTCLAFAMQIAAGKAGLDACPYVSDEAKELLESASAPPVALVKVGKGEKVLEIGHETVLFRHDKRFEHPCGLAILVEDTLSEDELKDRVEKINKLIFDRVGQLHSVNLVAIKGSSGEAATFAKAVATARAVTDMPFVLIGTPEQLASALETEGANNPLLYAATADNYEQMVELAKKYNVPLAVSAKGLDALADLVQKITSMGYKNLVLDPQPENIYEGLFYQTQIRRQAIKKLFRPFGYPTIAFVLDDNPYQAVLEASVYITKYAGIIVLNTVEPANILPLITLRLNIYTDPQKPIAVEPKVYEILNPGPDAPVFITTNFSLTYFCVAGDVEGARIPAYILPVDTDGTSVLTAWAAGKFTPEKIAQFLNESGIAEKVNHRKAILPGGVAVLSGKLQELSGWEILVGPRESSGINSFIKQRWNA, encoded by the coding sequence ATGGGCTTAACGGGTTTAGAAATCTACAAACACCTACCAAAGAAAAATTGTAAAGAATGTGGTCAACCAACCTGTCTTGCTTTTGCTATGCAGATTGCTGCCGGTAAAGCTGGTTTGGATGCTTGCCCCTATGTTAGTGATGAGGCTAAAGAACTTTTGGAGTCTGCCTCGGCTCCACCGGTTGCTTTAGTAAAAGTGGGTAAAGGAGAAAAGGTATTAGAAATTGGTCATGAAACTGTTTTATTCCGCCATGACAAGCGTTTTGAACATCCCTGCGGCTTAGCTATTTTGGTAGAAGATACTTTAAGTGAAGATGAACTAAAGGATAGGGTAGAAAAAATAAATAAGCTTATCTTTGACCGTGTAGGACAATTGCACTCAGTTAATCTAGTAGCCATCAAAGGTAGTTCGGGAGAGGCTGCAACCTTTGCTAAAGCCGTTGCTACTGCCCGTGCAGTTACCGATATGCCTTTTGTCTTAATTGGCACTCCAGAACAATTAGCGTCAGCCTTGGAAACGGAGGGTGCAAATAATCCCCTTCTTTATGCAGCTACGGCAGATAATTATGAACAAATGGTGGAACTTGCTAAAAAATATAATGTTCCCTTAGCTGTTAGCGCAAAAGGATTAGATGCTTTAGCCGACTTGGTTCAAAAAATCACTTCAATGGGATATAAAAACTTGGTTTTAGATCCCCAGCCGGAAAACATTTACGAAGGGTTATTTTACCAAACCCAAATTAGAAGACAAGCTATTAAGAAGCTTTTCCGGCCTTTTGGTTATCCAACAATAGCTTTTGTTTTAGATGATAATCCTTATCAGGCTGTACTGGAAGCCTCCGTATACATTACCAAGTATGCTGGTATTATAGTTTTGAATACTGTGGAGCCGGCAAATATATTGCCGCTTATTACTTTAAGGCTTAATATTTACACCGACCCACAAAAACCAATAGCTGTCGAACCGAAGGTTTATGAAATTTTAAACCCCGGTCCAGATGCTCCGGTGTTTATTACTACTAACTTCTCACTGACCTACTTCTGTGTTGCCGGTGACGTGGAAGGAGCAAGAATTCCAGCATACATCCTACCGGTAGATACCGATGGAACTTCAGTTTTAACGGCCTGGGCTGCTGGGAAATTTACTCCCGAAAAAATTGCTCAGTTTTTAAATGAAAGTGGTATTGCTGAAAAAGTTAACCACCGGAAAGCAATTCTCCCGGGAGGAGTTGCAGTGCTGAGTGGTAAACTCCAGGAATTATCTGGATGGGAGATTTTGGTTGGTCCAAGAGAGTCCTCGGGTATTAACTCCTTTATTAAGCAACGCTGGAATGCATAA